The Microcoleus sp. FACHB-68 genome contains the following window.
CCCGTCAAGAATTAACGAGAAAGTTTTTCAGCCTTGCAATAAATTTTCTGTGGCGCTTGATTAAAATACTTAAACAAAGCTGGACACAACCATCCTTCTAAATTTTGTGCCCGCCAGCGATACCAATTGCCCCCATACTCGTCTCTCAGCCAAATCATTTCTATCTGATAGCCTGGGAAAGGAGTTTGAGAGAACAACAGCTTAAACCCCTGATTTGCATCAGGAATATCTTGAACCAGCTTGTTAATCATCTCAGGAATCCCGCTAACAAAAGGCTCGCGGACAAGCCCCACTCGCTCATCATCAAACACCCAAGTCCCCTGATATAAATAGGGGAAAATTACCAGAATTGCATTTGACATTACCCTTACCCCTCAGTCCGGCACCGGCATTTAGCTCGATATTGACTTCTATAGTGGCAGAGTCAATGATTGCGCTTCTACAATATTAAGTATTGTTAAACACTTCGGAGCGCTCGCGGTTTACTCATGTGCCGTATCCTTGGCTATTTTGGCCCGCCCATTCTACTAGACTATGTCCTGAGCAAACCCGAACACTCGCTGATTGTTCAAAGCTACCAACCCCGTGAAATGACCTCTGGAGTCGTTAGTGCAGACGGCTTTGGCGTTGGTTGGCATCACGCGCAACGGGACACTGATGCTTTTGTGTACAAAAACACCCTGCCAATTTGGGGTGATCTTAACCTCGAAAACCTCAGTCGCTATATTGAGTCAGGATGTATCCTCGCTAATGTTCGCAGCGCGACAGGGGGGCAATCGGTGGATTTAAGCAATTGCCAGCCTTTTCGGAATCAGCGAATCTTATTCACGCACAACGGTTTCATTAAAAACTTTCGCAAGACGCTTTACCGGCCCATTCGAGAGCGTCTTAATGATACCGCTTACCAAGCGATTGACGGCACCACTGATTCGGAACATATTTTCGCCCTATTCAATACTCAATTAAGTGCCGATCCCGATCTTTCCTTAAAAGATGCCTTGCAAACGACATTAAGCACGGTGTCTGATTTGGCAACATCCCATGAAACGGATGCCTCACTCAATATCATCGTCAGCGACAAACACCAAATGGTTGCCAGCCGGTTTTCCACAAAATCACCGGCACCTTCCCTTTACTGGTTGCGGGACGATCCAACTTTCCCAGATGCTGTAATTATTGCCTCTGAACCTATGTTTGCCGGCGGCAACTGGAACCGATTTCCAGAAAATAGCATTTTGACTGTGGGAGAGAACCTTGATATCAACATCGATCAACTGTAGAGACACCATCCGCAACGCCTTGCAACAGTGTCGCACCGGCACTCTGCAACTTTTTGAAGGAATGGATGACGCCACCTTCCGCCGGCAAGCGCATCCTGAGTTCAGTCCCGTTGGCTGGCACTTAGGACATATTGCCTATACGGAAGCCTTGTGGTTGCTACAGCGCAGCGCCGGCTTACCCCCGGCGTTTCCTGAATATCACCAGTTATTTGCCGCAGATGGCTTACCCAAAGCCAAACGGGTGCAACTGCCAAACCTGCCAGAAGTGCGTCACTACCTTGATGCTGTTCGAGAAAAAGTCCTCACCTACCTCGAAACCGCACCCCTGGAGAAACAAGAACGTCTTTGGCGCTTCATGATCCAGCACGAAAGTCAACACTGTGAAACGATTGCCTTTGTGTTGCAGCTAGCAGCCGCAAGCGCCGGCAGAGAATTACAAAAATCCCCGAATCCCCGTATCCCAGCTAAAATTCTCCATCCCCCTTCACAGATGATTCAAATTCCCGCCGGCGAATTTGAACAGGGGAACGATTCAGCCGACGCGATGGATAATGAAAAACCCCTTCACCGGCGCTATCTTGAAACTTACTGGATTGATCGCTATCCCGTCACTTGCCGGCAATACTGGCAATTTATGGCAGCCGATGGTTATTATAATCCTGAATTTTGGTCAAATGCCGGCTGGCAATGGTTGCAAGCAAATCCCGTTACACAGCCGCTTTACTGGCTAGACGATCCTAGTTATGACAATCACCCCGTCTGTGGCGTGAGTTGGTACGAAGCGGAAGCGTATGCAAAATTTGCCGGCAAACGACTACCCACAGAAGCGGAATGGGAAAAAGCAGCCGGTTGGGATGGGGAAACAATAAGCCGACGCACCTATCCTTGGGGAGAAACAGAACCCAATGCCAGCCGGTGTAATCATCAGCTAGTTAAAGATACAACCCAAGAAGATGCCCCTATTCAAAATCGCACAATGCCGGTGGATGCTTACCCAGCCGGCGTCAGCGCCTATGGCTGCTACGATATGCTGGGCAACGTTTGGGAGTGGACAGCAACGTGGTTCGATGGGTATGAGGGGTTTAAATTATATCCCTATGCCGGTTATTCCCAAGCTTACTTTGACGGTGAGCATCGGGTGCTGAAAGGGGGCAGTTGGGCAACGCGTCCCTGGGCGATGCGATGTAGCTTTCGCAATTGGTATTATCCCGGCGTGCGTCAAATCTTAGCCGGTTTTCGCTGTGCCAGTAGCGTGAATTTGCCCACTTAAAGCAGTTATGCCGGTACAGCATCAACCCCTGAACTTCAGGCAGATTTAGCCAAAGTCAGGTGCGTGCGACAATAGCTTACGGGTGGCTGCCTGGAAAATCGCACTCAGGTGTGAGGGTGAGCGGAAAGGCTGGATGTGTCACCCGTTGGTGCTTCTGAGATATAAAGCGTGATGAAATTTTCAAGACAGTCTGACATGGCGAATGCCCTTTCCAGCGCAACCAGCCATCCATTTACCCTGGAAGATCGATTGCATCTAGAGCGATTAATTAGCCCGATCCAAGCTTCAGCAGAAGAACAAACAGGCGGCAGTGATGTGATCAGCGGTTTAACGCAAATTCCCAAATCACTGCCGCCACGCTATTTTTATGATGACCGGGGATCTGAGTTATTTGAACAAATTTGCGATCTGCCAGAATATTACTTAACGCGAACTGAGGCGGCGATTCTGCGTCGGTGTGCCGGCTCAATTGCTCAATTAACAGACGCGTGCGAAATCGTGGAACTCGGCAGCGGCAGTTCGACAAAAACCCGCATCCTGTTAGATGCCTATAACCAGCAAGGTTATCCGCTGCGCTATTTACCGATTGATGTCAGTGGCGGCATCTTGGAAAGCAGTGCCCGCGATTTATTGAAAGATTATCCTTCGCTGCAAGTTCACGGATTGGTTGCAACCTATGAGCAGGCATTGCAAAAGCTGACACCGGCACGTTTGCCAAACCGGATGATTTCTTTCCTTGGCAGCTCACTCGGTAATTTGAATTCCTGTGAATGTGATGTCTTTTTCTCTCAAATTACCGGCGCATTGCAAGCCGGAGAATATTTTCTTTTGGGGATTGATTTACACAAATCAAAAGAAGTTTTGGAGCCGGCTTATAGCGATTCTCAAGGGGTCACGGCTGAGTTTAATTTGAATATGCTGCGCCATTTAAACCGGCGGTTTAAGGGAAATTTCGATGTCGCACAATTTGAACATTGGGCTTTTTATAATGAAGACCAACATCAAATAGAAATGCACTTGCGAAGTTTACGCGAGCAACGTGTTTATTTACGCGCCCTTGATTTAACCGTAGAATTTGCAGCCGGCGAGACAATTTTGACAGAAATTTCTCGGAAGTTTGACTTAGACGTGATGCAGCAGTATCTCAAAGCCAGAGGATTAGAGCCGGTGCAAGTTTGGACTGACTCGAATCAATGGTTTGGTTTATTACTGTGTCAATTACAGCCGGCACTCTAAAGAAAGCATCCCATTTTTGTAAACTTGTCGTGCCGGCATCTTGCTCGCTTGCCTTAATCGTAGGGAGCAAGATGCTGCGACTCTAAATATTTTGGCAAATCTGAGATGCACCCGCTCTAAACTCCTGACATCTTTTCCTTGGGGCATCTCACGATTTGCGAATCCTAGGGAGCGTGACTCACGCCCCTACTGCAATCCCTTAATTACTGCTGTTGATTTCTTTCTGGGCGCGATTGACGGTACTGCTCCATCTGCTGAAGCTGTTCAGGAGTCAGAATTGCTTTCATCTTCTCTTGCGAGGCGCGACGCACTTCCTGAATTTGCGCTTGTTGTTCTGCGGTGAGATTCAGCGAAGACAAAACCTGACGCATATTTTCCCGATTTCCTTTAGCCGCTTCTAGACGAGCTTTTTGCTCATCTGTCAGAATGTTGTTCATCTGCTCCCGCTCGGCTTGCTTGATGAGCTTCATCTGTTCCTTTTGTTCTTCCGTCAAGTTCAGCCTGTTCTTGCCTTCTCGCCGCTGCTGTTGTGCCGGCGCATCCGGTGCATTCGATTGAGCAAAGGCTGCCGGAATCACACTAGCAGATAGCGTCAGAGAAGCCGCAGCCATCAACAGAGGCAAAAATTTAACTGTGGAAACCCGGTTTTTTAAGGTCAGAGTGAAATTAGATTTCATAGAAGTCCTCAGAGATTGAACGAACAAACGATTCGGGTGTTTGTTATTCACATCTTAGTCATCGCCGGCTCTCTCTGGCATGGGTCAAACTTCCTAATTTGATGTAGTACCAAAGTCCTAATTGATTTAGGATTTCGGTTAGAAGGTGCCTTTTTTAAAGCAGAACCCTAAAATTTTGGCAACTTCTGTTCTGGGTGAAATACATTTAAACTGAATAATTATTGCAAAGCTCGTTCCTGCTCTCCTTCGTCGCGGAGAGCTAAAATTATTTGACGTTGCTTAATCAGGGTATGAAAAAAATAAGTTGAAAATCCCGAAGCTTTGTGGATAATGGTTTCTATGACTTGCATATTTAGCCTTTCATACCGTCGCTCAACGCCGAAAATACTGCCCAAAGCTTAGCCGGCACTTCTCCACCTTCAATTAAAATACCAATTTCCTTCAGTCGCTTAGCTTTATTAAAAGGATCGCCCGACAAAAAGTTATAGCTACTAATTATCGCACTTTCATCCACGATAAAAACTTTAGAGTGGCAACCCTGTTTATACTCCAAAACCCCTTTAATTTGTGCCACCTGTTGTGGAAAATCTGTTTCTTTTTGTCCTAACCTTTCTTTATCACCATATAATACAATTAAAGACTCTAGATTGTTTGAACGCTTCTGCAAGGGATTTATTAACCTAAATCCAGCTACTTGTTCATCAGGATCGATTTGATGGGAAACCACAAGACACCGTTTTTGAGCCTTTTGAAGGTATTGTCGCATTAGTGCCGCATGTTCGCGAGCGTGTACTATACGAACAGTTGAGGTTGGCAACTCATCAGCTTTTTGCATCTCCTTTGTTTTATATAAGTCTATTTGCTCTTGCAAATCTGCTGCTATTTGTTGCCAACGACCAGGAGAATTTGATGACAAACTGTTTTGTTCAGTATCCCATAATCCAGCAACTGAACGGCATAAATCAGCTACTAATCCAGGGTGACGCAAGCGGATAGTAACATCACTACCATTAAAGTCACTAGGGCTTCCTTCTACTTTCGTTGGTTTAGATAGCCAGTTGTAAGAGCCTACATAAGCTTGGTATCCTTCCTCAGTGTCATAAATTAGCAGCTTGGCATGGGAGTTTGTAGGTATTTCGTTAAAGTGCAAATTCCCCCTTTTTAATTTTTTCGCTTGTTTTTGGAGTCCTTCAAGCCACTCTTTTGTTCGTTTTTCTGAATTATTATCGTCTTTATAACCCCATAGTAAGCTTACATTCACACCCCGTTCTAAAGCTTTAATTACCCAATCTTTTACATCTGATAAATTATCTATTTTGAGAAAAGCTGAGGTAATTATTATATCTGTTTTTGCTTCTTCAGTTAAAGCTTTTCCCAATTGTTGAACATGAGTGGTGTGGGTCAGCAGCAGGTCATTTAAATCTATTTTGGTTGAATAACTACCAGCAAACTCTTCTGATGTCTGCCTTGTGCGATCTGTGCGATCAATTGATCGCACTTTTACATAGCTTGCTTTGGCTCGTTCTGGATACTTTTGAGCAAACTTTTCAGCTTCCTCTAGTAAAAGCTGTTTTAAACTGCCCTCCCAACAATCGGGCAACCCAATCACCCGTTGTTGTTCTATGTCTGCGTTCATAGCTAACCAATAATAATTCTGAGAAACTAGCGCTGGAGGAGCTATGAAACGGATACGTTCCCCACTTTTTCTGCGAAGAAGGTGCTGTACCTGTTCTATACCTAAGCTCTTATCTATTATCTTGTTCGGTAGTTTGCACGCAATATCGCAAACAGTTTTTTCGCCGATTTTATCGTCTTTAAGCTGAGTAGTGTTCTGATAGATAATTTCATTAGGTGAAACAAGTTCACCCGTAAAACGTTCCATGATAATAAAAGCCATTTCCGAACGAATGCTAGTTCCTGGTGGTAGCTGCTGATCTGGTGTACCAAGGACAGCAGTTCCCTGGCGAGTAAGGATAAAACTGCCTTCTTTATCGTGACTAATAGCAATCCATCCAGCTTGAGCAAGTGTAACGATAACTTCCACAAGAAGTCGATTGGGGAGGCAAAAGATGTCCTGTAAATCTTGAATTGTTTTTGCTTTTTCTTCTTTAAAAGCACGAAGTACCAACTGGTCTAATTTGGAATATGGTCTACCTTCTGCTAACTCATATTTGACTTGATACCGATTCAATGGGAGGAGCATCGTTACCATATTAAACCTCTTTGCATTTAACTATTTGCCTGTATGGAATTTTGAGAGCAAGACCGCTGGTAAATCCCTCATTTAACATCTGAAAGATGTTTTTCCATTCCCAAAGAGAGTTATGGCGATCCTCGATATTAATATCTTCTAAATGCCGCTCAAAAAACTTCCAACTTCCTACTAGCACTAATAGCTTCTCCGCACGAGACAGGAGCACATTTAGACGTTTCGCTTCCTTAAGAAAGCCCATTCCGTCAGGAAATTTGTCTTCTGATAATATATGATTGTTCCGAACCAAGCTAATAATAACAATGTCTGCTTCATTACCTTGGAAAGAATCTACTGTATGTACAAGTGGCGGTTGGTTATTCTTCCCTTTTCTAGCACGGAGGTTTTCTTTCCGAACTATTTTAGGAGGTAATTCAAGTTTATCCAACTCCTTCCTTAACAGAGCAACTTGCTGAGCGTATGGAGAAAGTACAGCAACTTTTAACGCTTGATCGGGAGCTTTATCATAGCGAAGTTTGCTCAAAAATTCTTTGACTGCTTCAACTTCAAAGGGATTAGTGTAACGTGGCTTAGCTTTATTCTCTCCCTCTTCTTCATATTCAGGTTCATCACCATACCAAGGGATATCAATCCAAACTACTGCTTTGTCTTTTATATTCCCAGGCTCTATGAAGGGATGGCAAACTCTTAATTCTGGATTTCCTTCGTCATTTGTGACAGGTTGATTGTAAGTATTTTCTTCGTCGTATAACTTATCCTCATTGTAAAAAGTTCTGAAAATTAAGTCGCCAATAGTCGGGTGCATTCGATACTGCATAGATAGCCTGCCCGCCGCTGCTCCTTCTGACTCAGTAGTGGTTATTTTTTGCTGTCCATAAGCTAAATCGCGTAAATTTTCAAACAGGTACTCAAAAGTGGTCAGCCTGTGTTCCGCATATTTGATGAAATCATTTTTAGCTTGAGCTTCTTTGTCTTTCCAATTTCGCAGCCAATCGTTGTCTAGCAAACTTCGATCGCGACGTGGCAGTTTGTCCAGATTGTTAACTACTTGGTCTAAGTTTGTAAGACATTTAAGGTAATCAGTGTAACGATATGGCGGTAGTTGTTTGTGATCTCCCAGAAGCATCCAGCGATGACCAGCCTGAAGTGGTAGCGCAAGCTCAAAGCCATGTGCTTTTCCTGCTTCTTCTACGATTGACCAGTCAAAGGACTGGTTGCTATTTGCCAATTCTTCTAAGTCTCCAGCGGTGGTAGTACAGTAGGCGATGTTAGCTCCACGTTTGACAAGTTCTTGAAACTCAGCAAGTGCAGGTTCTGATGCTGAGGATTGAGCATGGAGCATTTGTTCGAGGATTTCAGACCACTCTTGTTGAATTGCAGAAGGCGAGGAGAATTCGGATAACTGATTAAAGGTTTTTTGGAGCAAATCTCGGCTAACTTGTTCTACAGTGCCTTCAACATTGCCTTCAGCATCGTCTCCTACCCCAAGACGAACAGCAATTGGTTTTTGGGCATTATCCACATCGCGAAAAGCCTCGTTCCATACCTTGTCCCTGAGAACATCTACAGCGGAGTGAGCCTGAGCAGTTACTAGAACCTGTGCGACTGGATCTTCATCGATAATTTCTCGCAGCAAATGAGCTACAAGGGTAGTCTTACCAGTACCGGGAGGCCCTTGAAGGGTGTAGATTGGGCGTACTCGTAGGATATCTTGAATCGCTGCTTTTTTGGATCTGTCTAGGCCAGTAGTGTCTAATCGATCCAGCGGTGGTATCCACTTAGTATCCATTGGCCTTGGAGTTGCGAGTGCCTGTAGTAAATATGAGTGATCCTCTAAGCGGTCAATAGCATCTTTGCGGCGCTGGATCACCTTGATTTGAGCAAAAAGATTCCAACTACGCAAGTAGCCTGATTCTGGTGCTGGGTTTTGGGGTACTCCATCAGAGGTAGCACGTCGCAGTTCTGCATACTTCTGTTCGCGATTAATCCGAACAAATTCCCAGGCTTCGTTCTTTTGCCTTCCTCCATCAATAGTCAGGGAATTGTCGTCAGTTAGTAGGAAGAGTTTGCAATCTTTTCTCCCAGAGTCAAACTCTCGTTGAAGGAATTCCAGCATTCCTCCTCTAATCTGGCAGAATGAAGATACTGGGTGATCGCGTTCTCTTTCTTCAATGTAAATAAGCTCATCTGTACCTTCTATTTTTTTATCCTTGATGCGATAAGCAAAAATTTCTGCATCCCGCATCAGAAGTTCTAATTGATTAGTACATTGTAGAAACTCTCGGAATTTTGCTAGAGGTTCGCGCAGAGCTTTTTTCTCATCAATTTGAGGTAGGAAAGCTTTCCAACTCTGACTTTTAGCGTTTGTCGTTGGATTTTTTTTTGCTTCGCTAATTATTATAACTTCAATAGGAATATCTCTCAATTCTTTAAAATTTTCATCTTCATTACCTCGTAGTTCGCCAGGATCGTAAGCAAAAGCAATATCCCAAGTACCTGGCTGACCAGGTTGTTTTTGAAACTGGTCTATCAAAAGAGTAATTCGTTGTCCAGCCAACACATAAGTAGTTTTTCCACGCATGGGATACAGCTTGGCACTCTCCAGATTTTCTCTAAGAAAATTTTTTAGTCGACTTATATGTGACGAGTTATTAAAATTATAATCTTCATCTGGTTTACTTGGATTGGGAACAAAACCTCCTTGGCGTGCAGTATCGCTAATTTTTTCGTTTTTTGGATTGAATGCCAACTTAAGTGGCTGTTTCTTCCCACCGCCAATGATGCCGATGCCAATGTTCAGCTTATTTATAATTTCGTCGAGTTCTCGAATAATTTCTGTACTAAACCTCAGACGCTCTTCAGGTCGAGAGGTAATCAGTTGTTGAATCAAAGCAACCTCGACAGATGATAAATTACTATAGTTGTCTTCCAGCCTTTGCAAGACTTGATCGTACGGTTCGTTTGGAGAGGACTTATCTTGCTCTTCTGAGTATTTATAAAAACACCGAGCTGCCAGCATACCGAAGGCATACCAGTCAGTATCGAAAGTATAGCCAATCGCCTCCTCATCAGAAAACTCTGGCGGAGTGTTCCAACTTTGAACGGGTGAATTATGTGACGCATTACCTAAACGAACGCTCCATTCAAAGCCGCCAAGCCGCCAAGAGTCTGGCCCTTGGTTCTCAGCAAAGTAGATATTTTCCGCGCAGATATTCCGATGAATAACCTGCTGTCTGTGAAGTAATTCAATTCCCGT
Protein-coding sequences here:
- a CDS encoding DUF6717 family protein, with the translated sequence MSNAILVIFPYLYQGTWVFDDERVGLVREPFVSGIPEMINKLVQDIPDANQGFKLLFSQTPFPGYQIEMIWLRDEYGGNWYRWRAQNLEGWLCPALFKYFNQAPQKIYCKAEKLSR
- the egtC gene encoding ergothioneine biosynthesis protein EgtC, producing MCRILGYFGPPILLDYVLSKPEHSLIVQSYQPREMTSGVVSADGFGVGWHHAQRDTDAFVYKNTLPIWGDLNLENLSRYIESGCILANVRSATGGQSVDLSNCQPFRNQRILFTHNGFIKNFRKTLYRPIRERLNDTAYQAIDGTTDSEHIFALFNTQLSADPDLSLKDALQTTLSTVSDLATSHETDASLNIIVSDKHQMVASRFSTKSPAPSLYWLRDDPTFPDAVIIASEPMFAGGNWNRFPENSILTVGENLDINIDQL
- a CDS encoding ergothioneine biosynthesis protein EgtB, yielding MISTSINCRDTIRNALQQCRTGTLQLFEGMDDATFRRQAHPEFSPVGWHLGHIAYTEALWLLQRSAGLPPAFPEYHQLFAADGLPKAKRVQLPNLPEVRHYLDAVREKVLTYLETAPLEKQERLWRFMIQHESQHCETIAFVLQLAAASAGRELQKSPNPRIPAKILHPPSQMIQIPAGEFEQGNDSADAMDNEKPLHRRYLETYWIDRYPVTCRQYWQFMAADGYYNPEFWSNAGWQWLQANPVTQPLYWLDDPSYDNHPVCGVSWYEAEAYAKFAGKRLPTEAEWEKAAGWDGETISRRTYPWGETEPNASRCNHQLVKDTTQEDAPIQNRTMPVDAYPAGVSAYGCYDMLGNVWEWTATWFDGYEGFKLYPYAGYSQAYFDGEHRVLKGGSWATRPWAMRCSFRNWYYPGVRQILAGFRCASSVNLPT
- the egtD gene encoding L-histidine N(alpha)-methyltransferase; translated protein: MANALSSATSHPFTLEDRLHLERLISPIQASAEEQTGGSDVISGLTQIPKSLPPRYFYDDRGSELFEQICDLPEYYLTRTEAAILRRCAGSIAQLTDACEIVELGSGSSTKTRILLDAYNQQGYPLRYLPIDVSGGILESSARDLLKDYPSLQVHGLVATYEQALQKLTPARLPNRMISFLGSSLGNLNSCECDVFFSQITGALQAGEYFLLGIDLHKSKEVLEPAYSDSQGVTAEFNLNMLRHLNRRFKGNFDVAQFEHWAFYNEDQHQIEMHLRSLREQRVYLRALDLTVEFAAGETILTEISRKFDLDVMQQYLKARGLEPVQVWTDSNQWFGLLLCQLQPAL
- a CDS encoding phospholipase D-like domain-containing protein, giving the protein MVTMLLPLNRYQVKYELAEGRPYSKLDQLVLRAFKEEKAKTIQDLQDIFCLPNRLLVEVIVTLAQAGWIAISHDKEGSFILTRQGTAVLGTPDQQLPPGTSIRSEMAFIIMERFTGELVSPNEIIYQNTTQLKDDKIGEKTVCDIACKLPNKIIDKSLGIEQVQHLLRRKSGERIRFIAPPALVSQNYYWLAMNADIEQQRVIGLPDCWEGSLKQLLLEEAEKFAQKYPERAKASYVKVRSIDRTDRTRQTSEEFAGSYSTKIDLNDLLLTHTTHVQQLGKALTEEAKTDIIITSAFLKIDNLSDVKDWVIKALERGVNVSLLWGYKDDNNSEKRTKEWLEGLQKQAKKLKRGNLHFNEIPTNSHAKLLIYDTEEGYQAYVGSYNWLSKPTKVEGSPSDFNGSDVTIRLRHPGLVADLCRSVAGLWDTEQNSLSSNSPGRWQQIAADLQEQIDLYKTKEMQKADELPTSTVRIVHAREHAALMRQYLQKAQKRCLVVSHQIDPDEQVAGFRLINPLQKRSNNLESLIVLYGDKERLGQKETDFPQQVAQIKGVLEYKQGCHSKVFIVDESAIISSYNFLSGDPFNKAKRLKEIGILIEGGEVPAKLWAVFSALSDGMKG
- a CDS encoding AAA domain-containing protein; translation: MEKDAVDLRQQFEVLAQNFSQLSEQLSQGNQDIQNYDIFQYKKQIESLGICCIKFQELRNKVFDAASCLPIFLTKTLDEIVALNDINILLQELQEAENERVRKNALQVLDRILAIIKRDRVDFPALQECQQQASELRHTIANDSKCIDWREDIESLALGKHPLAALLELVERRETSAYIDLANLQKVVKESFPKSGEELSVAALMGHLCISEELLRESPAITTAECNKTPSMRELSEVAATSSIEKLPGGVSVQVPSEENVITEDELILPTAIKKASNSEQVSTQTASQKSPEDTGELIGTIEKSTDEFSVSVTECEAKPISLEVVQDSTPVEALPVTSGENHNDTQGDTPQPNELLVQDTDEPNNSLLQGRYQLNHNLNAIDGSESWLGQDEDCSDYLINLQRYPEKQPNEVLRRIWDNQLRTLYRLSSSPGAEESILTLYDAGIDRDCRAFVMVLNSDCNGYETLATAFTNRQDPRWQKCNWLQINQIKKAEVRQQIWQGLRQIATGIELLHRQQVIHRNICAENIYFAENQGPDSWRLGGFEWSVRLGNASHNSPVQSWNTPPEFSDEEAIGYTFDTDWYAFGMLAARCFYKYSEEQDKSSPNEPYDQVLQRLEDNYSNLSSVEVALIQQLITSRPEERLRFSTEIIRELDEIINKLNIGIGIIGGGKKQPLKLAFNPKNEKISDTARQGGFVPNPSKPDEDYNFNNSSHISRLKNFLRENLESAKLYPMRGKTTYVLAGQRITLLIDQFQKQPGQPGTWDIAFAYDPGELRGNEDENFKELRDIPIEVIIISEAKKNPTTNAKSQSWKAFLPQIDEKKALREPLAKFREFLQCTNQLELLMRDAEIFAYRIKDKKIEGTDELIYIEERERDHPVSSFCQIRGGMLEFLQREFDSGRKDCKLFLLTDDNSLTIDGGRQKNEAWEFVRINREQKYAELRRATSDGVPQNPAPESGYLRSWNLFAQIKVIQRRKDAIDRLEDHSYLLQALATPRPMDTKWIPPLDRLDTTGLDRSKKAAIQDILRVRPIYTLQGPPGTGKTTLVAHLLREIIDEDPVAQVLVTAQAHSAVDVLRDKVWNEAFRDVDNAQKPIAVRLGVGDDAEGNVEGTVEQVSRDLLQKTFNQLSEFSSPSAIQQEWSEILEQMLHAQSSASEPALAEFQELVKRGANIAYCTTTAGDLEELANSNQSFDWSIVEEAGKAHGFELALPLQAGHRWMLLGDHKQLPPYRYTDYLKCLTNLDQVVNNLDKLPRRDRSLLDNDWLRNWKDKEAQAKNDFIKYAEHRLTTFEYLFENLRDLAYGQQKITTTESEGAAAGRLSMQYRMHPTIGDLIFRTFYNEDKLYDEENTYNQPVTNDEGNPELRVCHPFIEPGNIKDKAVVWIDIPWYGDEPEYEEEGENKAKPRYTNPFEVEAVKEFLSKLRYDKAPDQALKVAVLSPYAQQVALLRKELDKLELPPKIVRKENLRARKGKNNQPPLVHTVDSFQGNEADIVIISLVRNNHILSEDKFPDGMGFLKEAKRLNVLLSRAEKLLVLVGSWKFFERHLEDINIEDRHNSLWEWKNIFQMLNEGFTSGLALKIPYRQIVKCKEV